GGACTAGCATCGTTACACTAGCTTTTCTTTTGCCGCAGAACAACCTTATGCTTGTCGTAGCATTGCTATGCTCTACATCAGTGTGACAACGTTGTTATCAAGCATAGTGATGCTGGGGATTCTTCCTTACAACGTAATGATAGCATAATCATGTTGTGCATTACGCTCGAAGGTAGAATGCTTTATCTGCTTCAATTCATCATCTGTCTTGCTCCATTCTCACCATAAATTTCTCTAATGAGAAAACCACCGAACAATCAAGATGCAGTGTACAAATCCCATTAAAACTCTGAATTGAtgttcaaaaactaaaatcagaGATACAACCTGACTCTAATACCGATTGAAAGGATTTGAATCCCCAAAAAGTAAGCAAATGATTACGTTTGTCTCTAAATTGATTTTACTAAAGACAAAATTCAATGGGACGGAAACATGGATAAACGAAATGAAGAAAGCATGCTTTTCTATGGTgaaaagagaaaggaaaaagggaacataatactaacccttgaagaaccatCTTCTCACTTCTCCTTCTGTTCATAACACGAAGTTGAATTTCACCTCAAGAACTCAGAAAGTCCACGAACACGGTAGTGACAAAGGGGACATCACCACAAGTTCTTTCtcgttattctcaaggtgagaatcaaTAGAGAGGATTTGGCTTCagtgttttaattttattaagggATAAGTTCTTCTTTGAGATATGGGTTGAGAGTAATCACAGAGCGATTGAGAGCaggatgaagatgatgaagaatgtATGTAACGACCCTAGTTTCCTACTACATTCTAGGACACtacttcatgcatgcatagGCTTAATCgtacaatttcttttaaatcatcaaattaaagagccaagattttatttaataatgctcAAACGAGCAAAGATgtgaaaacataattaaataataataaataaactaaagcaaagtaaataaaaacaaatgaatgaaattaaatagtcaaataataaaattgatatattttgcaTAAAAGTGTAAGATGCCTAACGCCTAAACTAGATTTCAAAACATGATACTATATGCGGAAGCAGCGAATCGTCCTAATGGCCAGGTCACGGATCTCCCTTGTCATGCACCAGTCTGTCATtactcttacctgaaaaataggaaaagaaaagggtgagtataaaaatatactCAGTAAGCGGCCCACTACTGGGCCCACTCAGTGATCTATTAGTCTATCCATTGGACCAAAAATGCACAAGGGCATCATaaacataggcataggcataagggaCGAACCCAAAGAcacgctttcataagtagtgacacAAAGGTCACAACATAAATACAAGGGGTGATCCCAAAAAGGATACCGTACATAAACATAGGATGTGGGCCCGAAGGCTCACACATGCGATGTGCATGGCCCAATGGTACACTAACAGtcactaaaatctcatatggACATAAGCTTACAAACATCCAGTACATAATCAAACATAAGCATGCAATCAAGGCCATGACTCAGCATCAAACTTTAACACCGGTACTCATATTTCAATCAACTGTTTCACAGTCTACTCATAACTCATACATCAGTACTCAGACAATAGGCCTTAACACATTATATTCATGCTTCAACATTAGCCCACTATCCCCAGTTTACCTATGCACCTTATCACAGTATCCTCTTAATCCTTACGTCCAACTTCATTACAGTATGAATACTTTTAATTCAACACATCAAATTCAACACGAAAACCTATAACAGATTTCATCACTTCAAATTCAGCACAATAAATTCAGCACAAAAACCCATAACAGATTTCATCACAGTTTCACATGTGGCATAAAAATTTCTCAGCAGGCCTAACAACATCCTAGGGCAACCAGCAGTAAACCACTTACCTCAGGATACCACACTGTCTAAAAAAACCCGAGACCTTACTTTGCTCGAGAATCCTTCTACCCACCGCATGTTCCTGAAACCCAATCACAAATTAGGCCCAAGAACCCAAAAGACAGTAAGCTGCCAAAAGAGAACGAAAATACCCCCGAATAGTAGAAATCGGAAAACAACTGACACTGTTTCTGGTGTGCAAATGAATGAGGTGAGCGATCTAACGCGCGTTGGGCTTCGACTAATTGAGGGAACACTGACGTGCAGTGGACGAACAGAGGTAGAAGGGGAGCTCAGCGCGGCTGGAAAGACGGAGAGGCTTGCCGACATCACGATCGACTGTTACGGACTCGATCGACGACGGTGGAATACAGACTTCAATGATGACGACGATGGCTGTTACGGACTTCGTCTACATCAGGTCGAGTTGGTGGCAATGGAGAAGAAATCAGCGAGAATGACGAAAGATCGACGGAAGAAGCGCATGTCGACGATGGAGAATTGGTTGAAAAGATTGCACAAAGGCGAGCGGCAGCGTCTAGAAGGCTCGACGAACGACTgaaggaaaaattaaaaaaagaagaagggggAGGGGAGGGGGAGGGGGAGGGGCAATtgggaggaggaagaagaagagaaagaagaaaaaaaaaattctctctcgtttttttttttttttcctttttgtacgCAACCAAGCCCCTCTTTAAAACTCTAATTCCTCTGTCTTCCCAAAATAGGCaacaatttcctttttttttgtttttattttaaactttgcGATGTTACACTCTTCCCCCTTTAGTAAACTTTCGTTCTTGAAAATTCTAATCCTGAAAGAGCTCTGGATGCAGTGCCCCATCTCGTCCTCTCGCTCCTAAGTCGCTTCCTCAAACTGATGATTCTGCTACAGAACCTTCACCATTGGCACCTCCTTGCTGCGCAAAACTTTCACCTCCCTGGCCACAATTTGCGCGAGCTTCTCCTCGTAACTCAAGTTTTCATTCAGCTGCAAGGGCTCAAAGTCCACCATATGAGACGGATCCATTAAATACTTCCTCAACATGGAGACATGAAATACATTATGGACCGCGGAGAGGGACGGTAGCAATGCCAAACAGTGAGCCACAAAGTCGACCCGTTCCAAAATCTCGAATCGCCCTACAAAATGCAGGCTTAGCTTACCCTTCTTCCCGAATCTCAAGACACCTTTCATCGGCACTACTTTTAGGAACACCTTGTCACCTGCTTCAAACTCTAGATCTTTTCGCCTAACATCTACGTAACTTTTCTGTCTACTTTGTGCTACTAGCATTCTGGCCCTGATTTTCTGCATGGCTTCATTCATCAACTCCATTAACTCAGTCTCTACCAGTTTCCTCTCCCCAATCTCACCCCAGCGAACAAGAGACCTGATAGCTCTGCCAAATGTAAGTGGGAGAGCTTCAAACCGCGACATCCCAATGGTATCCTGATAGCGGTTATTGTAAGCAAACTCTGCCAAATGTAAGTGGGAGTCCTAACCCCTTGAGAATTCCAACGAACAAGCGCGCAACATGTCTTCCAATGTCTGATTTAAATGTTCTGTTTTCCCATCAGTTTGGGGGTGAAACACTATACTGATGTTCAACTGCGACCCTAAAGCTGCCTGAAGGCTCTTCCAAAAACTGGAGGTGAAACGAGGGTCCCTACTGGACACAATTGACACTGGCACACCATACAACCTTACTAT
The nucleotide sequence above comes from Benincasa hispida cultivar B227 chromosome 3, ASM972705v1, whole genome shotgun sequence. Encoded proteins:
- the LOC120073662 gene encoding uncharacterized protein LOC120073662; the protein is MDKGLLYQGRLYVPTDDSLKGELLAEAHNSPFSMHSGEGPEAEDSRLATTIRCVRVEMGERSYGFYYEVAQDSEGFLDDLGCVRKTHQGGTFYSRKAHVCEFAYNNRYQDTIGMSRFEALPLTFGRAIRSLVRWGEIGERKLVETELMELMNEAMQKIRARMLVAQSRQKSYVDVRRKDLEFEAGDKVFLKVVPMKGVLRFGKKGKLSLHFVGRFEILERVDFVAHCLALLPSLSAVHNVFHVSMLRKYLMDPSHMVDFEPLQLNENLSYEEKLAQIVAREVKVLRSKEVPMVKVL